One window of Melospiza georgiana isolate bMelGeo1 chromosome 11, bMelGeo1.pri, whole genome shotgun sequence genomic DNA carries:
- the THOC7 gene encoding THO complex subunit 7 homolog produces MGAVTDDEVIRKRLLIDGDGAGDDRRINLLVKSFIKWCNSGSQEEGYSQYQRMLSTLSQCEFSMGKTLLVYDMNLREMENYEKIYKDIENSIAAAHEKISECKKQILQAKRIRKNRQEYDALAKVIQHHPDRHETLKQLEALGKELQNLSHIKENVEDKLELRRKQFHVLLSTIHELQQTLENDEKLSEAEESQETQMEAEAKQ; encoded by the exons ATGGGGGCCGTGACCGACG ATGAAGTTATCCGCAAGCGGCTGCTGATCGATGGCGATGGAGCTGGCGACGACAGGCGAATCAATTTGTTGGTGAAGAGTTTCATTAAGTGGTGTAATTCCGGATCTCAGGAGGAAGG ATACAGCCAGTACCAACGAATGCTGAGTACTTTATCACAGTGTGAATTTTCAATGGGAAAGACTCTTCTGGTGTATGACATGAACCTGAGAGAGAtggaaaattatgaaaaaatcTATAAGGATATAG aaaATAGTATAGCTGCAGCCCATGAGAAGATCTCTGAATGCAAAAAACAAATCCTGCAAGCAAAAAGGATTCGAAAAAATCGCCAGG AATATGATGCATTGGCCAAAGTCATACAGCATCACCCAGACAGACATGAAACACTGAA GCAGCTGGAAGCTTTGGGAAAAGAACTGCAAAATCTTTCTCACATTAAAGAAAATGTTGAAGATAAG TTGGAGCTGAGAAGGAAGCAGTTCCATGTTCTCCTCAGCACCATCCATGAACTTCAGCAAACCCTGGAGA ATGATGAAAAACTTTCAGAAGCTGAGGAATCACAAGAAACTCAGATGGAAGCAGAGGCCAAGCAGTAG